A genomic region of Ensifer adhaerens contains the following coding sequences:
- a CDS encoding AraC family transcriptional regulator, translating to MTVISFSARQGVPEDALSGDAAINLERLCGAPGDGIRVAPAVDGIERIEARLHGKFFEPHRHDTYAIGVTLGGVQTFQYRGESRFSNPGSIIILHPDEVHDGGAGTEIGLRYRMMYLQPERLLAALGETDRTLPFVAAPVVGDEALRQAVGEAVMDLDNGIDELALYDILVRIAEGLYRHAGARDIKPGKADKQAVLEATEFLRANLERPVGSQELETVSGLDRFTLARQFRRVLGTSPHRYLLMRRLERARQMIARGESLAGAALETGFADQAHFTRHFKRAYGITPGRWASLTIAG from the coding sequence ATGACGGTCATCTCCTTTTCAGCCCGACAGGGTGTGCCGGAAGACGCATTATCGGGTGATGCCGCGATCAATCTTGAACGATTGTGCGGTGCGCCTGGCGACGGCATCCGGGTCGCACCTGCCGTCGATGGCATCGAACGCATCGAGGCGCGCCTGCACGGAAAATTCTTCGAGCCGCACCGCCACGACACCTATGCGATCGGCGTGACGCTGGGCGGTGTTCAGACGTTCCAGTACCGCGGCGAAAGCCGCTTCAGCAATCCCGGGAGCATCATCATCCTCCATCCGGACGAGGTCCATGATGGCGGCGCCGGAACGGAGATCGGGTTGCGCTACCGGATGATGTATCTGCAACCGGAACGGCTGCTCGCAGCACTCGGCGAAACGGACCGTACCCTGCCCTTCGTCGCAGCACCGGTCGTGGGTGACGAGGCCCTGCGGCAGGCGGTCGGAGAAGCCGTGATGGATCTCGACAACGGTATCGACGAACTGGCGCTCTACGACATACTCGTGCGGATCGCAGAGGGCCTTTACCGCCACGCCGGCGCCAGGGACATCAAGCCTGGAAAGGCCGACAAGCAGGCCGTTCTCGAGGCAACCGAATTCCTTCGCGCCAACCTCGAACGTCCGGTCGGCTCTCAGGAACTCGAGACGGTCAGCGGGCTCGATCGCTTTACGCTGGCCCGGCAATTCCGCCGTGTTCTCGGCACCAGCCCGCATCGCTACCTCCTGATGCGCCGACTGGAGCGTGCCCGCCAGATGATCGCCCGCGGAGAAAGTCTTGCAGGTGCTGCGCTCGAAACCGGCTTTGCCGATCAGGCGCATTTCACCCGCCATTTCAAGCGCGCCTACGGCATCACGCCCGGACGCTGGGCTAGCCTCACCATTGCAGGCTGA
- a CDS encoding DUF2000 family protein, with protein MFDTKFAIVLREDLATWQKLNVTAFLATGIAGQKPDIIGEDYRDGAGNVYNALSIQPIIVLAADGKTLGNIQRRAIERDVRASIYVDGMFATGHDNANRAIFAATRPDDAAVAGIAIHADKKLVDKITKGAKLHG; from the coding sequence ATGTTCGATACCAAATTTGCAATCGTCTTGCGCGAGGACCTGGCAACCTGGCAGAAGCTGAACGTCACCGCCTTCCTCGCCACCGGGATTGCCGGGCAGAAGCCCGATATCATCGGTGAAGATTATCGCGACGGCGCCGGCAACGTCTACAATGCCTTGAGCATTCAGCCGATCATTGTACTGGCTGCAGATGGGAAGACGCTCGGCAACATTCAACGGCGCGCGATCGAGCGAGACGTGCGCGCATCGATCTATGTCGATGGCATGTTCGCCACCGGGCACGACAACGCCAATCGAGCGATCTTCGCCGCGACCCGCCCGGATGATGCCGCGGTCGCCGGCATCGCCATCCATGCGGACAAGAAGCTGGTCGACAAGATTACCAAGGGCGCAAAACTGCACGGCTGA
- a CDS encoding adenylate/guanylate cyclase domain-containing protein translates to MRWRFSTFEGLLLLLVVAGAGAVYAWVFYGKGALIGATYALFMCLPIIAFERRVIFRRLNRRIHAFSTPVFFVASLAVYFVLLDVGYAVAGLIMQATGVMEDNWMAAMMPSKTVLFFALGISGSLVFILRVRELLGRDVFLSLLTGRYRRPIQEERVFLFIDLAGSTSFAERYGDLRMQEYLGKLFATIADPVLRYRGSIDDYVGDAAVITWPFDRATNNAACIHCVFDILETIDADAHRWQKEFGEVPRLRAALHGGTIVAAEIGLDRHKITYFGDTVNTTARLEGFCKTLGHQVLISTDLARKMRLPHYVRVEDLGEHAVKGRGQKLGVLALRVGSAAPALAPSAAE, encoded by the coding sequence ATGCGTTGGCGCTTCTCCACTTTCGAAGGACTTCTCCTGCTGCTCGTCGTCGCGGGTGCAGGCGCGGTCTACGCATGGGTCTTCTATGGAAAAGGCGCCCTGATCGGTGCCACCTATGCGCTGTTCATGTGCCTGCCGATCATCGCCTTTGAACGGCGCGTCATCTTCCGGCGCCTCAATCGACGCATCCACGCCTTCTCAACCCCAGTGTTCTTCGTCGCCTCGCTCGCGGTCTACTTCGTGCTTCTCGACGTCGGCTACGCCGTCGCCGGGCTGATCATGCAGGCGACCGGAGTGATGGAGGACAACTGGATGGCGGCAATGATGCCGTCCAAGACGGTCCTGTTCTTCGCGCTCGGCATTTCAGGATCGCTCGTCTTCATACTGAGGGTGCGCGAACTGCTTGGGCGCGACGTGTTCCTGAGCCTGCTGACGGGGCGCTACCGCAGACCGATCCAGGAAGAACGGGTCTTTCTGTTCATCGATCTTGCCGGCTCGACCTCCTTTGCCGAACGGTACGGCGACCTTCGCATGCAGGAATATCTCGGCAAGCTGTTCGCAACGATTGCCGACCCGGTGCTGCGTTATCGCGGGTCGATCGACGATTATGTGGGCGACGCCGCCGTCATCACCTGGCCCTTCGACCGCGCCACCAACAACGCTGCCTGCATCCATTGCGTCTTCGATATTCTGGAAACCATCGACGCGGACGCACACCGCTGGCAGAAGGAGTTCGGCGAGGTCCCACGCCTGCGCGCAGCCCTCCACGGCGGCACCATCGTCGCTGCCGAAATCGGCCTCGACAGGCACAAGATTACCTATTTCGGCGACACGGTGAACACCACCGCCCGGCTGGAAGGCTTCTGCAAGACGCTCGGTCATCAGGTGCTGATCTCTACCGACCTGGCCCGCAAAATGCGCTTGCCGCACTATGTCAGGGTCGAGGATCTCGGCGAGCACGCGGTCAAGGGGCGCGGCCAGAAGCTCGGGGTGCTTGCGCTGCGTGTCGGTAGCGCGGCGCCTGCTCTTGCGCCCAGCGCGGCGGAATAA
- the rnd gene encoding ribonuclease D → MIETTADLEAACQQLARSNYITIDTEFLRETTFWPELCLIQMASPDLAVIVDPMAKGIDLAPFFALMANPEVIKVFHAARQDIEIIFHLGNLIPHPIFDTQVAAMVCGFGDSVSYDQLVNRVTGTQIDKSSRFTDWSRRPLTDKQLDYALADVTHLRDIYKYLAAELEREGRSLWLTEEMAILEARDTYDLHPDDAWQRLKMRVKKPIELAVLKTVAAWREREARARNVPRGRILKDDAIYEIAQQQPKDAEALARLRTIPKGWERSGAGTAVIEAVNEALAIPKADLPKLPRQSHTPEGAAAAGEMLKVLLKLIAEKQGVAAKIIANSDDLDKIAAEGDKADVGALKGWRRELFGETALKLINGEVALRFVDKKIETVELGN, encoded by the coding sequence ATGATTGAAACAACCGCAGACCTTGAGGCCGCTTGCCAGCAGCTGGCCCGCTCAAATTATATTACGATTGATACCGAATTCCTGCGCGAGACGACCTTCTGGCCGGAGCTCTGCCTGATCCAGATGGCGAGCCCGGATCTTGCCGTCATCGTCGACCCGATGGCCAAAGGCATCGACCTCGCTCCATTCTTCGCGCTGATGGCCAATCCTGAGGTCATCAAGGTGTTCCATGCAGCGCGCCAAGATATCGAGATCATCTTCCATCTCGGCAACCTCATTCCGCACCCGATCTTCGACACGCAGGTCGCGGCCATGGTTTGCGGTTTCGGCGACAGCGTCTCCTATGATCAGCTCGTCAACCGCGTCACCGGCACCCAGATCGACAAGTCCTCGCGCTTCACCGACTGGAGCCGCCGGCCGCTGACCGACAAGCAGCTCGACTACGCACTCGCCGACGTCACGCATCTGCGCGACATCTACAAGTATCTCGCCGCCGAACTGGAGCGCGAGGGGCGTTCGCTGTGGCTGACGGAGGAGATGGCGATCCTCGAGGCGCGGGACACCTACGACCTGCATCCCGACGATGCCTGGCAGCGTCTGAAGATGCGCGTCAAGAAGCCGATCGAACTTGCGGTCCTCAAGACCGTCGCCGCCTGGCGCGAACGCGAGGCACGCGCCCGCAACGTGCCGCGCGGACGCATCCTCAAGGACGACGCCATCTACGAAATCGCCCAGCAGCAACCGAAGGACGCGGAAGCGCTCGCGCGACTCAGGACCATCCCCAAGGGCTGGGAACGCTCCGGCGCCGGAACGGCGGTCATCGAGGCGGTTAACGAGGCGCTTGCGATCCCGAAGGCCGACTTGCCGAAACTGCCGCGCCAAAGCCACACGCCGGAAGGCGCCGCTGCCGCCGGCGAAATGCTGAAGGTGCTTTTGAAGCTGATCGCCGAAAAGCAGGGCGTGGCCGCAAAGATCATCGCCAACAGCGACGATCTCGACAAGATCGCCGCCGAGGGCGACAAGGCCGATGTCGGCGCGCTCAAGGGCTGGCGGCGAGAACTCTTCGGTGAAACCGCGCTGAAGCTCATCAATGGCGAAGTGGCCCTTCGTTTCGTCGACAAGAAGATCGAGACTGTCGAGCTCGGGAACTGA
- a CDS encoding multicopper oxidase family protein: MPVISRRTFLQGSAALGGAFALGAGMAARAGTAPDPQLLTAQLIDAKIASDGVTPKVMTYGLGEAENSGMPPVLRMRKGEPYAARLINRLDEPTTVHWHGLRIANAMDGVPELTQPYVYPGDPFDYVFTPPDAGTFWYHPHCNTLTQMGAGMTGVIVVENPEDPVFDAEIVLNLRDWRLGTGGAFIDPFKPRDAARGGTYGTVRTANWQQEPTYDAPAGGLVRVRIVATDVTRIYTIGLDGAPATVIALDGNPVDKPFALDRYDFGPGQRVDLVVRMPDGEGQTVALGNFRGSHPWTIARFRATGASFKRDLRDVAPLPANRIAEADLSTAIRVPIELTATAEHKAAPSICGSLGYTFWAINKVPWPGDTPDPIAPIEEMKLGKSYVLQVANRTPHAHPIHLHGLSFRILNSNKRTFLPPPTDTILLLPDEQAEVALVADNPGDWVIHCHIIEHQKTGMTGYFKIV, translated from the coding sequence ATGCCCGTCATCAGCCGCCGTACTTTTCTTCAAGGCTCTGCCGCGCTGGGAGGCGCCTTTGCGCTCGGCGCCGGCATGGCGGCGCGTGCGGGCACCGCGCCTGATCCGCAGCTTCTCACGGCGCAGCTGATCGACGCGAAGATCGCCAGCGACGGCGTGACACCGAAAGTGATGACCTACGGACTGGGTGAGGCCGAAAACAGCGGCATGCCACCAGTCCTGCGCATGCGCAAAGGCGAGCCCTATGCCGCGCGCCTCATCAACCGGCTGGACGAACCGACGACGGTGCACTGGCACGGGCTCAGGATCGCCAACGCCATGGACGGGGTGCCCGAGTTGACGCAGCCCTATGTCTATCCGGGCGATCCTTTCGACTACGTGTTCACGCCGCCCGACGCCGGCACCTTCTGGTACCATCCCCACTGCAACACGCTGACCCAGATGGGCGCCGGGATGACCGGCGTGATTGTCGTCGAGAACCCTGAGGATCCGGTGTTCGACGCCGAAATCGTGCTCAACCTGCGCGACTGGCGGCTTGGCACAGGCGGCGCCTTCATCGATCCCTTCAAGCCGCGCGATGCGGCACGCGGCGGCACCTACGGCACGGTGCGTACCGCCAACTGGCAGCAGGAACCGACCTACGACGCGCCCGCCGGCGGCCTGGTACGCGTGCGCATCGTCGCAACCGATGTCACGCGCATCTATACGATCGGCCTCGACGGCGCGCCGGCAACGGTGATCGCGCTCGACGGCAATCCGGTCGACAAGCCGTTTGCGCTCGACCGCTACGATTTCGGCCCGGGCCAACGCGTCGATCTTGTCGTGCGCATGCCCGATGGCGAGGGCCAGACGGTTGCGCTCGGCAATTTCCGGGGTTCGCATCCCTGGACGATCGCGCGCTTCCGGGCGACCGGCGCTTCGTTCAAACGTGATCTCAGGGATGTCGCCCCCCTGCCCGCCAACCGGATCGCCGAAGCGGACCTCTCCACCGCAATCCGCGTGCCGATCGAGCTGACGGCGACCGCCGAACACAAGGCCGCGCCCTCGATCTGCGGCTCGCTCGGCTATACGTTCTGGGCGATCAACAAGGTGCCGTGGCCGGGCGACACGCCCGACCCGATCGCGCCGATCGAGGAAATGAAGCTCGGCAAGAGCTATGTGCTGCAGGTCGCCAACCGGACGCCGCACGCCCACCCGATCCATCTGCACGGCTTAAGCTTCCGCATCCTCAACTCCAACAAGCGAACCTTCCTGCCGCCGCCGACCGACACGATCCTGCTTTTGCCCGACGAACAGGCGGAAGTGGCGCTGGTGGCAGACAATCCGGGCGATTGGGTCATCCATTGCCACATCATCGAGCACCAGAAGACCGGCATGACGGGTTATTTCAAGATCGTCTGA
- a CDS encoding MFS transporter — MSQIRPLIPLLATAGILIGGNGLQGTFISLRALEEGFSTSLIGVIGAGYNIGFALGCVYVTRILRSIGHIRTFSAMAAIASAAAISMVLVINPLMWFLMRLLAGICFACLFATVESWLNASVTNANRARTLSVYRLVDLGSVTAAQYVIPGIGLEGFELFAIISMALTLSLVPISFADRSSPVAPEAIRFDVKALWNISPLATVGCIVVGLTNAAFRSLGPIYAQGIGLSVTAIATFMSAGIIGGVVLQYPLGHYSDRLDRRLIILIATFGSLLAGLFLAFGAGNDEWLNFAGIFLFGAFAMPLYSLCSAHANDHAAEGQHALVSAGMLFFWSLGAIIGPLFASFLLEIFGPQALFIYTAAILFLFMLYTLQRMTARAPVPTQERAMPFRNLLRTSSFFNKLAASNNHKRKDG; from the coding sequence ATGTCTCAGATTCGCCCGCTCATCCCCCTTCTCGCTACTGCAGGCATCCTCATCGGCGGCAATGGCCTGCAGGGCACCTTCATCTCGCTTCGCGCATTGGAAGAGGGCTTTTCGACATCGCTGATCGGCGTGATCGGCGCCGGATACAACATCGGCTTCGCGCTCGGCTGCGTCTATGTCACGCGCATCCTGCGATCGATCGGTCACATCCGCACCTTCTCGGCCATGGCGGCGATCGCTTCGGCCGCGGCCATTTCGATGGTGCTCGTCATCAATCCACTGATGTGGTTCCTGATGCGGCTGCTGGCCGGCATCTGTTTTGCCTGCCTGTTCGCGACCGTCGAAAGCTGGCTCAACGCCAGCGTCACCAATGCCAACCGGGCGCGCACGCTTTCCGTCTATCGCCTCGTCGATCTCGGTTCGGTGACGGCGGCGCAATATGTCATCCCCGGCATCGGTCTCGAAGGCTTCGAACTCTTCGCCATCATCTCCATGGCGCTGACGCTGTCGCTCGTGCCGATCTCCTTTGCCGACCGATCAAGCCCGGTCGCGCCGGAAGCGATCCGTTTCGACGTCAAGGCGCTCTGGAACATCTCGCCGCTCGCGACCGTCGGCTGCATCGTCGTCGGCCTGACCAACGCGGCCTTCCGCTCGCTTGGCCCGATCTATGCGCAAGGGATCGGCCTGTCGGTGACGGCCATCGCCACCTTCATGAGCGCCGGCATTATCGGTGGCGTCGTGCTGCAATACCCGCTCGGTCATTACTCCGACCGGCTCGACCGTCGGCTGATCATCCTGATCGCCACCTTCGGCTCGTTGCTCGCCGGCCTGTTCCTCGCCTTCGGCGCCGGCAACGACGAGTGGCTGAACTTTGCCGGCATCTTCCTCTTCGGCGCCTTTGCGATGCCGCTCTATTCGCTCTGTTCGGCGCATGCCAACGACCACGCAGCAGAGGGTCAGCACGCGCTGGTGTCCGCCGGCATGCTGTTCTTCTGGTCTCTTGGCGCCATCATCGGGCCGCTGTTTGCATCCTTCCTGCTCGAGATCTTCGGACCGCAGGCGCTGTTCATCTATACCGCGGCCATCCTCTTCCTGTTCATGCTCTACACCCTGCAGCGCATGACGGCGCGCGCGCCGGTGCCCACACAGGAGCGCGCGATGCCGTTCCGCAATCTTCTGCGCACCTCGTCTTTCTTCAACAAGCTTGCGGCCAGCAACAACCACAAGCGCAAGGACGGTTGA
- the aspS gene encoding aspartate--tRNA ligase, which yields MHRYRSHTCAALRKSDVGSTVRLSGWVHRVRDHGGVLFIDLRDHYGLTQVVADPDSPAFKIAETVRGEWVIRIDGIVKARTDDTVNKGMPTGEIELYAQEIEVLSAAKELPLPVFGEPDYPEDVRLKYRFLDLRRDTLHKNIVKRTQIISSMRRHMGDVGFTEYTTPILTASSPEGARDFLVPSRIHPGSFYALPQAPQQYKQLLMVAGFDRYFQIAPCFRDEDPRADRLPGEFYQLDLEMSFVEQEDVWSTMEPVIRDIFVEFAEGKPVTEKFPRIPYDTAIRKYGSDKPDLRNPIEMQAVTEHFAGSGFKVFANMIASNPKVEVWAIPAKTGGSRAFCDRMNAWAQSQGQPGLGYIFWRKEGEKLEGAGPLAKNIGEERTDAIRTQLGLDDGDACFFVAGDPAKFYKFAGEARTRAGEELNLVDRDRYEFCWIVDFPFYEWLEDEKKIDFAHNPFSMPQGGLEALNGEDPLSIKAYQYDMVCNGFEIASGSIRNQLPEVMVKAFELTGKSQQEVEDQFGGLYRAFQYGAPPHGGMAFGIDRIVMLLVGAKNLREISIFPMNQQAVDLLMGAPSEATPAQLRELALRPIPQKKD from the coding sequence ATGCATCGTTACCGCAGCCACACCTGTGCCGCCCTCCGCAAGTCGGACGTCGGTTCCACCGTTCGCCTCTCCGGCTGGGTCCATCGCGTACGCGACCATGGCGGCGTGCTCTTCATCGACCTGCGCGACCACTACGGCCTGACCCAGGTCGTTGCCGATCCGGACAGCCCGGCCTTCAAGATCGCGGAAACCGTTCGCGGCGAGTGGGTGATCCGCATCGACGGTATCGTCAAGGCGCGCACCGACGACACGGTCAACAAGGGGATGCCGACTGGCGAGATCGAGCTCTACGCCCAGGAGATCGAGGTTCTCTCGGCCGCCAAGGAATTGCCGCTGCCGGTCTTCGGTGAGCCCGACTATCCGGAAGACGTGCGCCTCAAGTACCGCTTCCTCGATCTGCGCCGCGACACGCTGCACAAGAACATCGTCAAGCGCACCCAGATCATCTCGTCGATGCGCCGCCATATGGGCGATGTCGGCTTCACCGAATACACGACCCCGATCCTGACAGCCTCGTCGCCGGAAGGCGCGCGCGACTTCCTAGTTCCTTCGCGTATCCATCCCGGCAGCTTCTACGCCCTGCCGCAGGCGCCGCAGCAGTACAAGCAGCTCCTGATGGTTGCCGGCTTCGACCGTTACTTCCAGATCGCGCCGTGCTTCCGCGACGAAGACCCGCGTGCCGACCGCCTGCCGGGCGAGTTCTACCAACTCGACCTGGAAATGAGCTTCGTCGAGCAGGAAGACGTCTGGTCGACCATGGAACCGGTCATCCGCGACATCTTCGTCGAGTTCGCCGAAGGCAAGCCGGTGACCGAGAAGTTCCCGCGCATCCCCTATGACACGGCGATCCGCAAGTATGGTTCCGACAAGCCGGACCTGCGCAACCCGATCGAGATGCAGGCTGTCACCGAGCACTTCGCCGGCTCCGGCTTCAAGGTCTTTGCGAACATGATTGCGTCGAACCCGAAGGTCGAAGTCTGGGCTATCCCGGCCAAGACCGGTGGTTCGCGCGCCTTCTGCGACCGCATGAACGCCTGGGCGCAGAGCCAGGGCCAGCCGGGCCTCGGTTACATCTTCTGGCGCAAGGAAGGTGAAAAGCTCGAAGGCGCCGGACCGCTCGCCAAGAACATCGGCGAAGAGCGCACGGATGCGATCCGCACTCAGCTCGGCCTCGACGATGGCGACGCCTGCTTCTTCGTCGCTGGCGACCCCGCGAAGTTCTACAAGTTTGCCGGCGAAGCCCGCACCCGCGCCGGCGAGGAACTGAACCTCGTTGACCGCGACCGCTACGAATTCTGCTGGATCGTCGACTTCCCGTTCTACGAATGGCTGGAAGACGAAAAGAAGATCGACTTCGCGCACAACCCCTTTTCGATGCCGCAAGGCGGCCTGGAAGCGCTCAACGGCGAAGATCCGCTGTCGATCAAGGCCTACCAGTACGACATGGTCTGCAACGGCTTCGAAATCGCCTCGGGCTCGATCCGTAACCAGCTGCCGGAAGTCATGGTCAAGGCGTTCGAGCTGACCGGCAAGTCGCAGCAGGAGGTCGAAGACCAGTTCGGCGGCCTCTACCGTGCATTCCAGTACGGCGCACCGCCGCACGGTGGCATGGCCTTCGGCATCGACCGCATCGTCATGCTGCTCGTCGGCGCCAAGAACCTGCGCGAGATCTCGATCTTCCCGATGAACCAGCAGGCCGTCGATCTGCTGATGGGCGCGCCGTCCGAGGCGACGCCGGCGCAATTGCGTGAACTGGCGCTCCGCCCGATCCCGCAAAAGAAGGACTAA
- a CDS encoding serine hydrolase domain-containing protein, whose amino-acid sequence MSLHLKEAALLALLLASPALAEDQNASLGARLDPVIDRAIADKRIVGTVILVARDGELVYARAAGLADREADRAMKEDDIFRFASVTKPFVTAAAMRLVEEGRITLDDPVSKWLPDFKPAFDGKPATILVRHLLNHTAGLEYGFFQPPGGTYAKAGVSDGLDLTDISLDENLKRLASVPLASEPGRSFRYSLAIDVLGSVIEKATGKTLDKAVNELVVAPLSLTDAGFSTKPSERLTAAYFDASPAPKRMEGSVAVPIGEGKLTFSPGRILDAKQFPSGGAGMAGTAKDVLTFLETIRKGGGPILSAQTVKAMMQDQTGPEAKTQGPGWGFGYGWAVLVDPKAGATPQSKGTIQWGGAYGHNWFVDPVEKITVVAMTNTTFEGMWGPFTRDVRDAVYGKR is encoded by the coding sequence ATGAGTCTCCACCTGAAAGAAGCAGCGCTGCTCGCGTTGCTGCTTGCCTCCCCTGCACTGGCCGAAGATCAGAACGCATCGCTCGGCGCACGGCTCGACCCGGTGATCGACCGGGCGATCGCCGACAAACGCATCGTCGGGACCGTGATCCTCGTCGCCCGCGACGGCGAACTCGTCTATGCCCGCGCTGCAGGGCTCGCCGACCGTGAGGCTGACCGCGCTATGAAGGAGGATGACATCTTCCGCTTTGCCTCGGTCACTAAACCCTTCGTGACGGCGGCGGCCATGCGCCTTGTCGAAGAGGGCCGGATCACGCTTGACGATCCGGTCAGCAAGTGGTTGCCGGACTTCAAGCCGGCCTTTGACGGAAAGCCGGCGACGATCCTCGTCCGCCACCTGCTCAACCATACGGCGGGGCTCGAATACGGCTTCTTCCAGCCGCCCGGAGGAACCTATGCCAAGGCCGGCGTCTCTGACGGTCTCGATCTCACCGACATCTCGCTCGACGAGAACCTCAAGCGTCTCGCCAGCGTCCCGCTCGCATCCGAACCGGGCAGGTCCTTTCGCTATTCACTGGCGATCGACGTGCTTGGCAGCGTCATCGAGAAAGCGACCGGCAAGACGCTCGACAAGGCCGTCAACGAACTCGTTGTCGCCCCGCTTTCCCTCACCGACGCAGGTTTCTCGACGAAGCCATCGGAGCGACTGACCGCCGCCTATTTCGACGCGTCCCCTGCTCCGAAGCGCATGGAGGGAAGCGTCGCCGTGCCGATCGGAGAAGGCAAGCTGACGTTCTCGCCGGGCCGCATCCTCGATGCCAAGCAATTCCCCTCGGGTGGGGCCGGCATGGCCGGTACGGCCAAGGATGTGCTGACCTTCCTCGAGACCATCCGCAAGGGCGGAGGCCCCATTCTGTCGGCTCAAACGGTGAAGGCGATGATGCAGGACCAGACCGGTCCGGAGGCCAAGACGCAGGGTCCAGGCTGGGGCTTCGGCTATGGCTGGGCCGTGCTCGTCGATCCCAAGGCCGGCGCCACGCCGCAATCGAAGGGCACCATCCAGTGGGGCGGTGCTTATGGCCACAACTGGTTCGTCGATCCGGTCGAGAAAATCACCGTCGTCGCCATGACGAACACCACCTTCGAAGGCATGTGGGGGCCGTTCACCCGCGATGTTCGCGACGCCGTCTACGGCAAGCGTTGA
- a CDS encoding TetR/AcrR family transcriptional regulator, with product MTIVKKNEPAESSARRRGRPRAFDRDVALAAAGDTFWRLGYEGASISDLTAAMGITPQSLYAAFTSKADLYREALEQYRREAGAAAGRNLASEGHVVEVIDKILRASAHEFTLPGRPKGCMISTAVLTCAVENQAIARHVSALRSETLALLEARFRQGVVDGELRADTDLAGLARFVGAILQGMTVQAQDGASEVELLAIAELAIAEVARHRHPSS from the coding sequence GTGACCATTGTGAAAAAAAATGAACCCGCAGAATCATCCGCTCGCCGCCGGGGACGGCCGCGCGCCTTCGACCGCGACGTGGCTCTGGCCGCAGCCGGCGATACCTTCTGGAGGCTCGGCTACGAGGGCGCCTCGATCTCCGATCTCACCGCCGCCATGGGGATTACGCCGCAAAGTCTCTATGCCGCCTTCACCTCGAAGGCAGATCTCTATCGCGAGGCGCTTGAACAATATCGGCGCGAGGCGGGCGCTGCGGCGGGCCGCAATCTCGCCAGCGAAGGGCATGTGGTCGAGGTGATCGACAAGATACTGCGCGCCTCTGCGCACGAGTTTACGCTTCCCGGCAGACCGAAGGGCTGCATGATCTCAACCGCGGTGCTGACCTGCGCCGTCGAGAACCAGGCGATCGCACGGCACGTGTCCGCCTTGCGCAGCGAGACCCTGGCGCTGCTGGAGGCCCGTTTCAGGCAGGGCGTCGTCGACGGAGAGTTGCGTGCCGACACGGACCTCGCCGGGCTTGCGCGCTTCGTCGGCGCGATCCTCCAGGGCATGACAGTGCAGGCGCAGGACGGCGCCAGCGAAGTGGAACTCCTGGCGATCGCCGAACTGGCGATCGCCGAGGTGGCGCGCCATCGGCATCCTTCTTCCTGA